The following proteins are co-located in the Saccharomycodes ludwigii strain NBRC 1722 chromosome V, whole genome shotgun sequence genome:
- the ECM9 gene encoding Ecm9p (similar to Saccharomyces cerevisiae YKR004C | ECM9 | ExtraCellular Mutant): protein MDLLKLKDSICFQFYESLYLKGYYDKCKLTISKDRCEFKEPILFIPTTQHGKQESCLEIILFKSTLLNMFCTSHDYWKDRTLLENNNNNNNNNSNNAELFYNYIMTLGFLIGSYDEHTFLRLHEDIFFKLLTSDKSYFENSYLLPASLVQKEIYLVELLLSSNQPRINKSSILWKLYQKLYVLQLFYYPNTVKLDYLDTCLSSAEAHFSNYYCWNSLKWFSDNAYVKQSKRFSNICKIKEFCLRNLRDNSAWYCYSYLLIHINGDTTYNCRDFQRLYTKLASKMGTKGQDLANKGIAGIDSNPVQLDLRSEINAVIDLINNLRVPTSPQFNFLYYLLLNGNEEHMVDTKLLAGWESEVCDFENKFMSLELKHCDPPEIHDSYNNDLKFISEFQFMYHLKYFLHKYKAILKLRER, encoded by the coding sequence atGGACTTACTAAAGCTAAAAGATTCTatttgttttcaattttatgaATCGCTATATTTAAAGGGTTATTATGATAAATGTAAATTAACAATATCTAAAGACAGATGTGAATTCAAAGAACCTATACTTTTTATTCCAACGACACAACACGGGAAACAGGAATCATGTCTAGAAATAATCCTTTTTAAATCTACTTTATTGAACATGTTTTGTACTTCCCATGATTATTGGAAAGATAGAACTTTacttgaaaataataataataacaacaacaacaacagcaacaatgccgaattattttacaattatATAATGACTCTAGGTTTCCTAATAGGCTCTTATGATGAACACACTTTTTTACGGCTTCACGAggacatattttttaaactctTGACTTCTGATAAGTCATACTTTGAGAATAGCTATTTATTACCGGCTAGTTTGgttcaaaaagaaatttatttagttGAACTACTTTTATCTTCTAACCAACCACGTATAAACAAATCCTCCATACTATGGAAACtatatcaaaaattatacGTGCTACAATTATTTTACTATCCCAACACAGTGAAACTTGATTACTTGGACACTTGTCTATCTTCTGCTGAGGCACATTTTtctaattattattgctggAACTCTTTGAAATGGTTTAGTGACAATGCTTATGTTAAACAGAGCAAAAGATTTTCAAATATCTGCAAGATTAAAGAGTTTTGTCTTCGAAATTTAAGAGATAATTCAGCATGGTATTGCTAtagttatttattaattcatATTAATGGAGATACAACATACAACTGCAGAGATTTTCAAAGGCTATACACCAAATTAGCTAGCAAAATGGGGACCAAGGGCCAAGATCTTGCTAATAAAGGAATTGCTGGTATAGACTCAAATCCTGTGCAGCTCGATTTAAGATCAGAGATAAATGCGGTGAtagatttaattaataatttaagaGTTCCAACATCGCCacaattcaattttttgtattatttgttgttgaacGGGAATGAAGAACATATGGTGGATACAAAGTTACTCGCTGGTTGGGAATCAGAAGTATGcgattttgaaaacaaatttatgAGCTTAGAACTCAAACATTGTGATCCACCAGAAATACATGACTCCTATAATAATGACCTAAAGTTTATTTCGGAATTCCAATTCATGTACCacttaaaatattttttgcaTAAATACAAAGCCATATTGAAACTGCGAGAAAGGTGA
- the MRPL13 gene encoding mitochondrial 54S ribosomal protein mL50 MRPL13 (similar to Saccharomyces cerevisiae YKR006C | MRPL13 | Mitochondrial Ribosomal Protein Large subunit) yields MFSNPPIKRVISNVIATANTSQKKQLAFSVARNLHTSRIQNDFMSWFRKKKKDDSEIKKTQAVPSKDTKTLINEIETGSIDTTTNGTTNSKLLKLDLDSPSNFIGSSTGSPIDKSEHAIKLKNAPFNQWLSPTKVNSEAKLDEILKQSLNYANSKQQEQQQQQQEGDKNKKAFSPITLESEFPDLISKFYFTKYLQSKTGVLISDSKITTLTTPLQFRQYFIFQVLSGRSAKFNEAEPCAIDLSNKVFNSNNVSIKSNVTSKEKRINYSNILMDVKVLEDHEIQNAIQAAKSK; encoded by the coding sequence ATGTTCAGTAACCCTCCAATCAAAAGAGTAATATCAAATGTTATTGCCACCGCTAACACatctcaaaaaaaacaattagcTTTTTCAGTAGCTAGGAATTTACACACCTCCAGAATCCAAAATGATTTTATGTCTTggtttagaaaaaaaaaaaaagatgacagtgaaattaaaaaaacacaagCTGTTCCTAGTAAGGATACAAAAACATTAATTAATGAAATAGAAACCGGTTCCATAGATACTACTACAAATGGTACTACTAATagcaaattattaaaattagatTTAGATTCTCCAAGTAATTTTATTGGATCTTCCACCGGCAGTCCAATAGATAAATCTGAACATGCCATTAAGTTAAAGAATGCACCATTTAATCAATGGCTAAGCCCCACAAAAGTCAATTCTGAAGCTAAATTAgatgaaattttaaagcAAAGCTTAAATTATGCCAATAGCaaacaacaagaacaacaacaacaacaacaggaAGGTGacaagaataaaaaagctTTTTCTCCAATCACCTTGGAATCCGAATTCCCAGATTTAATAAgcaagttttattttaccaaATACTTACAATCTAAGACGGGTGTTTTAATATCTGATAGCAAAATCACTACATTGACTACCCCATTACAATTCCgtcaatattttatatttcaaGTGTTATCTGGTAGGTCAGCGAAATTCAATGAAGCTGAACCTTGTGCTATTGATTTATCTAATAAAGTCtttaattctaataatGTTTCCATTAAGAGCAATGTTACCTCAAAGGAAAAGAGAATCAACTattctaatattttaatggaTGTTAAGGTTTTAGAAGATCATGAAATTCAAAACGCCATCCAAGCAGctaaaagtaaataa
- the MEH1 gene encoding Meh1p (similar to Saccharomyces cerevisiae YKR007W | MEH1 | Multicopy suppressor of Ers1 Hygromycin B sensitivity): MGIIFSCCLKNHEDNDDHHQENDALLYNNNDGNNGYDSMKRELEIEEQKMLARENELTDIVNNTNDKLIDISVMNNNGTNNNGNNNLHDDVDTTNSNHATSSVTAISSPSGFVKVNHKFNILDTNSSLTSLEKEKLKKLWDVIINGYIGQFTIDFDEPLVASL, translated from the coding sequence ATGGGCATTATATTTAGTTGTTGCTTAAAGAATCATGAAGATAACGACGATCATCATCAAGAAAATGATgcattattatataataacaatgatggAAATAATGGGTATGACTCAATGAAAAGAGAACTAGAAATAGAAGAACAGAAAATGTTAGCAAGGGAAAATGAATTAACTGATATagttaataatacaaatgaCAAATTAATAGACATCTCGGTgatgaataataatggtaccaacaataatggCAACAACAATTTACATGATGATGTTGATACAACTAATTCAAACCATGCTACCTCCTCTGTGACAGCTATATCTTCTCCTTCAGGATTTGTAAAAGTTAATCATAAATTTAACATACTGGATACTAATTCCTCTTTAACTAGCcttgaaaaggaaaagttgaaaaaattatgggATGTGATTATAAATGGTTATATAGGACAGTTTACTATAGATTTTGACGAGCCTTTAGTAGCGTcgttataa
- the AIP1 gene encoding Aip1p (similar to Saccharomyces cerevisiae YMR092C | AIP1 | Actin Interacting Protein), with translation MTNASSTNNLNLKLIKSIPPLPTTERNFSTKLSYHKQTNSLLYTNGKSCFIRPLDDTNDNKVYQFTGHGNVNCTVAKFSPIGQFVASGDENGKVIIWEFLTPSASSTSNVEEDEPIKVKSEFEVLAGRINDISWDVEGRRLCVVGEGRDKFGVFISWDSGNSLGEVSGHSTTINACHIRQGRPMRCFTVDDDGSSVFYEGPPFKFHSSDRVHHDQGKFIRAVEFSPSSGKTSYCVSCGSDRKIVCYDGKTGEFLKYVQDPDEEIKGGFYSLSWVNENSFVTASADCVIRLWDVETGKCLQKWTCGSKLEDQQVGVIAISLEKVVSVSLDGTINILTIGASSNTMELERRIVGHTKGITVLSGNVSGSYDGRVVEWEPEFATANKMFAPHSNMIISLDTTKFPTISSVSWDDTFKSYTDGTICDNANNIKFNSQPRCSSTHDGITGVVTFDNELIIIDDYESKILYTYKISSLSPSVVAITLNKEYVVLGYEQTNEIKALRISELESMGDSSTILTFPALRSTPSCISISPSNNYVAVGDILGKIVLYDFETKQVKTSRWAFHTGKITSIAWKKCSGGDENEEDLVATGSLDTHIIIYSVKRPMKVIKMMNAHKDGISVVQWNDSINNKENIIVSAGADACIKLWELI, from the coding sequence ATGACTAACGCTAGTTCGACCAATAATCTTAACCTAAAGCTAATTAAATCAATTCCACCCTTACCAACAACAGAACGCAATTTTTCCACAAAATTATCATAccataaacaaacaaatagtTTATTGTATACAAATGGTAAATCATGTTTCATAAGACCATTAGATGATACCAATGATAATAAGGTATACCAATTTACCGGACATGGTAATGTTAACTGTACTGTCGCTAAATTTTCTCCCATTGGCCAGTTTGTAGCCAGTGGTGATGAAAATGGTAAAGTTATAATTTGGGAGTTTTTAACACCAAGTGCCTCTAGTACTAGTAACGTTGAGGAGGATGAGCCTATTAAGGTGAAAAGTGAGTTTGAAGTATTGGCAGGCAGAATTAACGATATTTCATGGGATGTAGAAGGAAGAAGATTGTGTGTGGTTGGTGAAGGTAGAGATAAGTTTGGGGTTTTCATTTCATGGGATTCAGGGAATTCGTTAGGTGAAGTTAGCGGGCATTCTACTACGATTAATGCGTGTCATATTAGGCAAGGCAGGCCAATGAGATGTTTTACcgttgatgatgatggaTCCTCGGTTTTTTACGAGGGACCACCATTCAAATTTCATAGCAGTGATCGTGTTCACCATGACCAAGGAAAGTTTATTAGAGCGGTAGAGTTTTCTCCGTCATCTGGCAAAACAAGTTATTGTGTTTCTTGCGGCAGTGACCGTAAAATTGTTTGCTATGATGGGAAAACCGGtgagtttttaaaatatgtgCAAGACCCTGATGAGGAAATCAAAGGTGGGTTCTATTCTCTGTCCTGGGTTAATGAGAATAGCTTTGTTACAGCTAGTGCAGACTGTGTCATTAGGTTATGGGATGTTGAAACTGGTAAATGTTTACAAAAATGGACGTGCGGTAGCAAATTGGAAGATCAACAAGTTGGTGTAATCGCAATTTCTTTGGAAAAAGTTGTTTCAGTATCTTTAGATGgtacaataaatatactaACCATTGGAGCCTCGTCCAACACTATGGAGTTGGAAAGAAGAATTGTTGGACACACAAAGGGTATTACTGTTTTAAGTGGTAATGTATCCGGTTCTTATGATGGTAGAGTCGTTGAATGGGAACCTGAATTTGCTACCGCTAATAAAATGTTTGCTCCACATTCAAACATGATTATTTCGTTGGACACCACCAAGTTTCCAACTATTTCCTCGGTCTCTTGGGATGACACATTTAAGAGTTATACTGATGGCACTATTTGCGACAatgctaataatatcaaatttaATTCCCAGCCTAGATGTTCATCTACACATGATGGAATAACTGGTGTGGTAACATTTGACAatgaattaataattattgaTGATTACGAAAGTAAGattttatatacatataaaatTTCATCTCTTTCACCATCTGTCGTGGCAATTACATTGAATAAAGAATACGTTGTTTTGGGATATGAACAAACAAACGAAATTAAAGCATTGAGAATATCAGAATTAGAAAGTATGGGTGATAGCAGTACTATATTGACATTCCCTGCACTCAGAAGTACGCCATCTTGTATATCGATTTCCCCATCGAATAATTATGTAGCAGTCGGTGACATACTAGGTAAAATTGTATTGTATGATTTTGAAACTAAGCAGGTTAAAACATCTCGTTGGGCCTTCCACACTGGTAAAATCACTTCGATTGCATGGAAGAAGTGTTCTGGTGgtgatgaaaatgaagagGATTTGGTTGCTACGGGCTCTTTAGATACgcatattataatatactcAGTTAAGAGACCAATGAAAGTTATCAAAATGATGAATGCTCATAAAGATGGTATTAGTGTTGTCCAATGGAATGatagtattaataataaagaaaatattattgtgaGCGCTGGTGCAGATGCATGTATTAAATTGTGGGAATTGATTTAG
- the RSC4 gene encoding Rsc4p (similar to Saccharomyces cerevisiae YKR008W | RSC4 | Remodel the Structure of Chromatin): MPPKKRRSQNVDLQPTTITATSKSEDEEQQQQQQQQVQLQEHEQQTVDTLPNSLTSGKQPRINKQGEGKILPVNYQEPLDPNSELYLDADWDIPRFNKFLQDTLNYLVDTNNSTFKDFIKLPSRKFHPIYFHKIENPISIKEIKNRNYEGSTNHHHHNKNRNKSDTDETVNMTRYRDCLLDIELIYKNCLAFNEPESLIVKNSMQAVNYIKYEIIKTKNVSVNYLMNDGIRDILLETLADLENVTEKKVEQTVSKEVMETNCDDSTNLMSPFLELVDKSEFPDYYEIIHKPVSLKFVENNLKSGYYKKLYDFYIDVVTIFQNALVFNAQNTLIYQDAIKLLGYFRVVFYDKLLPQLKRKSEIGELKLEIDKLEYDKYLIHGGTHYKKKKKGASSDAASASSIRSVNTRSINNKTKVTDNPSVSIDDNHIGDDPTLSAQDNDVVNEYAGSATTTLSSSSNSYPIDKNTAANIDPSISKGNNIENNANLDIKNNLNDFDETYDFDENETLFDFKKTASSSATSRVGKFDILDSMSRNSKKMIYNNYKLLEEIKFISINDSFANTSIPKLDQTFVEYIFKGKDFNACSNNYSVNLPVRQMNLSVIIVLNDLFANVTKIPNGTEPGNIHEDGLVRYRTGVKFNRQVKVPIEGSVLQTSNVNSNSSGNKLTPLKYDLLIPEGLNLLEVLCETVNVDGHIGETIKESMNIWINTS; this comes from the coding sequence ATGCCGccaaagaaaagaagatcACAAAATGTAGACTTACAACCCACGACAATTACAGCAACTTCAAAGAGTGAAGATGAagagcagcagcagcagcagcagcagcaagTACAACTCCAAGAACACGAACAACAAACCGTTGATACTCTTCCCAATTCCTTAACTAGTGGTAAACAACCACGTATCAATAAGCAAGGAGAGGGTAAAATATTACCTGTCAATTACCAAGAGCCGCTAGATCCTAATAGTGAATTATATCTTGATGCAGACTGGGATATCCCtagatttaataaatttcttCAGGATacattaaattatttggtTGATACAAACAACTCTACTTTCAAAGATTTCATCAAGCTTCCCAGTAGGAAGTTTCATCccatttattttcataagATTGAAAATCCTATTTCTATTaaggaaattaaaaacagaAACTATGAAGGATCTACCAACCACCACCAtcataacaaaaatagaaataaaagtgACACTGATGAAACTGTCAATATGACCAGGTACAGGGACTGTTTATTGGATATCGAAttaatttacaaaaactGTTTAGCATTTAATGAACCAGAATCTTTGATTGTCAAGAACTCTATGCAGGCAGTTAATTATATCAAGTatgaaattataaaaaccAAGAACGTTAGCGTAAATTACCTAATGAACGATGGAATCAGagatattttattggaAACATTAGCTGATTTGGAAAACGTTACTGAAAAGAAAGTGGAACAAACAGTATCCAAGGAGGTAATGGAAACAAATTGTGATGATTCGACTAACCTAATGTCACCATTTTTGGAATTGGTTGATAAATCTGAATTTCCGGATTATTACGAAATTATACACAAACCAGTTTCTTTGAAATTTgtggaaaataatttaaaaagtggatattacaaaaaactttatgatttttatattgATGTTGTTACAATATTTCAAAACGCGTTGGTTTTCAATGCACAAAACACATTGATATACCAAGATGCCATAAAATTATTGGGGTATTTTAGAGTGGTGTTCTATGATAAATTGTTACCGCAATTAAAGAGGAAAAGTGAGATTGGTGAGTTAAAGTTGGAAATTGATAAATTGGAATACGATAAGTATTTGATACACGGGGGAACgcattacaaaaaaaaaaaaaaaggtgcTAGTAGTGATGCTGCATCTGCTAGTAGCATCCGTTCTGTCAATACTCGTTccatcaacaacaaaactAAAGTCACTGATAATCCTTCTGTGTCTATTGATGATAATCATATAGGAGACGACCCCACCTTGTCTGCTCAAGATAATGATGTGGTCAATGAATACGCCGGTAGTGCGACCACCACACTTTCTTCTAGTTCTAATAGTTATCCAATTGACAAAAATACCGCGGCAAACATCGACCCATCCATTTCAAAAGGAAATAATATCGAAAATAATGCCAATTTAGATATTAAGaacaatttaaatgattttgaTGAGACCTATgattttgatgaaaatgaaacgctatttgattttaaaaaaacagcaTCCAGTAGTGCAACTAGTAGGGTTGGAAAGTTTGATATTTTAGACAGCATGTCTagaaattcaaaaaagatgatatataataactacaaattattagaagaaattaaatttatatccATAAATGATTCGTTTGCCAATACATCTATACCAAAATTGGATCAAACCTTTGTGGAGTATATTTTCAAAGGTAAGGATTTTAATGCCTGTAGTAACAATTATTCGGTTAATTTGCCTGTCAGACAGATGAATCTATCCGTAATAATTGtattaaatgatttatttgCTAATGTTACTAAAATTCCGAACGGTACAGAGCCTGGAAATATACATGAAGATGGCCTTGTAAGATACCGAACTGGtgttaaatttaatagGCAAGTCAAGGTGCCAATTGAAGGTTCTGTTTTACAAACTAGCAATGTTAATTCTAATAGTTCTGGGAATAAATTAACCCCCTTAAAATATGACTTATTGATACCTGAAGGATTGAATTTATTAGAAGTTCTTTGTGAAACCGTGAATGTTGATGGTCACATAGGAGAAACAATTAAAGAGTCTATGAATATATGGATTAACACATcctaa